gaatgcacaatttacgagataaaacttctatatttgtatccttaactagtgccccggggcactgtttaacattttcttatgtttttaccgtttgcattagttagtcttttccatcaattttgtcacatgtgtcAGCCAGTTTGCATATATGGAGAGACACATGGACACTTGAACACACTAACACGTGTATAGTTCAAACGATTTTAGTAACAAAATTAACGaaaatgactaaattgaaacctattGGTGAAGGAGAAAGAATAACTTATAAAGACATATATAATAGTATGAGAATGACTCTTATTCATTCTATATTACGTATTGagaacaaaaagttgtcttgtgGTTTtgtgggggacaagaatttcagtttttatCATGTCTCTTGGCCCCCAATTTGTCCGGTACcaggaacaattttaaaatcaaacacagtacaacaaaagttgtacTGTCCAAtaccttattttttagcagatcaaacacaccCATAATATTCATTCTAATTTTTTTGCTAATATTTTGaacaattataaattattttgaattatgtGAACATTGTATCTTCCGCTTGTTGTTCTTGTTCTCCAATGATGTGACAATAATGTGAACATTGCaagttattttattatattttttactaacgTGACAATAACGTTCATTCtagattatattatatatgtttttcataATGATGTGTTTTGTTAAACGGTTGAGATTAGAAGAAGATTAAAGGGGCTAGATAAAAAAGGAATGGAATTAAACAGATGAGATTAGAAGAGTAAGGGGATCACATAGAAAAGAGAGGAAAAATGAAATTAGGGTAAATATAGCTTTTTGGAACGAACTTAGAATACAAAagatatctaattttttaacatgtatTATTAGGACACTTGTTATCATTTGTTATATACAAATAAGGAAATAAGTTATAGCTAAGAAAGActaataaattttgtattttttttgacaatatttaatgtattttgagttttttttgactaaaatgtaTTTTGAGTTGataattgtaaatttttttatttttttatgatagttATCGATttgtttatgaaagattaaaattgagtaaaaaatatgaaagttgtttttattttttttaaggaaaatatgAAAGATTATATTGggctatataattttttttttctttttaggaaTTTGTAAGTCATGGCAAACCCCTAAACTTGTGCAACGCCCTTTCTCCTTTATTTAACCTTTTCTTGTTGCAacctctctctttctctctctcaatgCTTTTGATTCCTGAATTTTGTTCACCAAATTGAGATTAAGGTAATATGGAACTGAGATTGAGGTAACATTGCATAAGTTTTCATGGGTTGTTTGCTTTGCCAAAACTTTACATTTTTGCATTTTTGTTTACATGTTTTATTGACAAATACATCATGATAATGTAATTAGATATTTTATGAATGAAAATGATAATGCAATTAGTTTGTTTTACagtttctctcttttttttttagcccAAATACTTTGTTGAAATTGCTAGAAATAACCATATTGCATTTTTTCCCTTTGATGATACGAGATTTTGTGAATGAAAGTACCTAACAGGCTAACACCTAATTTATGTAACACATGTCGGGTGCAATTATATTTACAATCCGAAAACCCTCGTACATATATGAAAGTTTAGgattttttatgttcaaattctaaattctaaaacCTATTTTTACTGAAACATAGAATTGTTTATGTTGTTTCAGATATTGATGATTCTCATGAGATGCAATGTCTGACTTCACATCAACAGGATAATCATGAGAAACATGGACATATCCTAAAATTTCAAATAGTGAGGACAATATTATATGCTCTATGTGAAACTAAAATGATAGAGAATTGCATGAACATTTAATATATTGGTGCGCATTTGAACTTGTAATTTCCTTCCTTTGCATTTAATGTTTGTAAGTTTTTctgctaaattttttattttttctaaacccCTTTGATAATTTGATGTTATTTACCCGGCAGTCAATGAGAACAAGCCATATGTCAttgaaaatatcattttttattaaggACATGGTTTCTTATTTGATTGAAATTCTTGTTTTACAGAACATCTAGACCATAAATCACTTGACATTGCTGGCTGATGGAATCTAGAAGTGGTAATGGAACTAGTACTAATCTGAAAACTAGTTCTTCAACAAATTCAAGTGAAAGTGAACCATTCAActccaaaaagaaacaagaacTTTCACAAGATCACAATCACTTAACGCCGAATGCAACTGCTGctgctactactactactactacgaCTGCAACACCTCataatgaaagtgcaacttTTCTTCCTACCAATGACCAAAAAACCTCTTCGGTGATCGAAAAACGTGATCAAAACTCAATCAATAGTCTTTTGGAGGCAAATCATGCTAACCCTTTTGGTGACTTTCATCCTACatatccaaatacatcaaatccTTCTTCATTATCATCGTCGTCATCACAAAACCCTTTCCTATTACTTAATGATGATGACACTATGAACATCAGACATGTGAATgcaaatgaatctaaaaaattgcATGATCAAGTACCTTTTGAGCCAAGGTTGCACCAACCATCTACATATGAATCAACACAACGAAATCCCTTCCAAGTACCACCAACAACAAGTACTATCAATGACTTCAAGGAAGATACTAATGTTCATCCGAAATCAGGAAATGATTTCCATTTAGCTGCCGAATCTAGTAATGATAATGCTTCGAGGAGCGCAAACAAAGATTCTAATGTAAATCTGAAATCAGAAAAAGATTTCCATTTAGCTGCAGAATCTAGTAAAGATAATGCTTCGAGCAACACCAACGAAGATTCTAATGTACATCCGAAATCAGGAAAAGATTTCCATTTAGCTGCAGAATCTAGTCATGATAATGCCTCGAGCAACACTGAGAAAGATACTAATGTACATCCGAAATCAGGAAAGGATTTCCATTTAGCGGCAGAATCTAGTCATGATAATGCCTCGAGCAAAACCGAGAAAGATATTAATGTACATCCGAAATCAGGAAATGATTTCCATTTAGCGGCAGAATCTAGTCATGATAATGCCTCGAGCAAAACCGAGAAAGATACTAACGTACATCCGAAATCAGAAAAGGATTTCCATGTAACCGTAGAATCTAGTGATGATGGTTTCCCAATAAGCTCAATGCCAAAGCATGGACAACAATCTACTAATGCAGTAGTTGTTCCTGAGACAATACAAAACCCTCCAATACAAGTAATGGAAAGACAAGAGGATCCTCCTGCTACCTCTTCAACAAACAGAATTCCATTACATGTTTTTGATAGAGACCAATCAAACACAAAATATTGGAGCGCGACTTCTAATGAATCTTTGTTTAGTATTCAAATGGGAAATATGAGTTTCTCTAATGACATGGCTTGGTCGAGTAATTTAGACGTGGTGGATAAACAAGCTGATCACACGAACAACGCGTCCGGTGGTTCTCAAAGTAATCATCCGCCACCTTTACCTCCACCACAATCTACTAAGTTCAATGATATCAGTAATAGTTTTGCCGAACAACATGAAGATAGTTTGAAAGCAACAGAAGCAAAAGCTGCTGAGACAATGAGAGAGGTTATAATGGAAACAAGTACAATACCAAAGAATAATAAAAGTAATGGAGATTTGAAATTCGATAACTCGGCTCCACATTCCAATATACTTCTTTCGTCCTATTCTGATAATGATCATTCTCAGGATCCAGACGGGAGCACCAAATCTTTTGCGTTTAAAGCGTAAGTTCTTGCTACTAACTACTTTTAGGTATGAAAATGCATGTCTGTTGTATGAAAGTCGCCATTACAGCTGCTGTAAGATTCATGTTGCAATATTTAACTTTGCTGAGAATTAAAGTCAAATATTACTGATGTAGCTTGTATTGTGGTCGCAAAGACATCAAAAACTTTGGTGTCGCATCTCAGATTTTGATTGTAGACCTTGTTGTAAGGTTGGTTTTTGAAACTAAGACTGTTTTCGTTGTCTTTTTTTGAGCTTTTCTATTGACATAATTACGTATGGAAACAAcgttatgacatgtccataagatgtttttcagcttatttccataaactctcaAAGACAACTTATGAAAAAAGCTTATAGTTTATACATAaacaatttgaatttattttatctttttgtaATGTGAAGATCAACAGATAGAGACAAAAATCCTTCATCCAGACGCGGCGAAGACATGAGAAAGCAGCAGAAGCAATCGACGGAACAGAATGTTAAAGGAACATCAGGTGCCCCTCAAAATCCTAAATCAACACCAAATGCTTCTGAGAACAAATGGCTATCTTGCTTTGCATGTTGTCACTAGATCACATTTGAGTCTCTTGGCTTTGAACAAAACCATCTTACTAGTTAGTGATATTTCTTCTTTTACCATTTTTAGTTCTGTACATAATTTTTAGGTTAAACTTTAAAACAAATGCTATTTAGTGTTAATGTTCAGGAAATCAATGTGTAATAGGCCGTTACTTGTTTCACAAGTTAAGTAGTTAGCTTAACTGTTTTTAGGTTAGTTAGCTTAATAACTTCCTTGTTAGTTAGTTATGATGTAATCATTTGGTATAAGTAGCTTATACCATTCATTGTAACCATTAGATTGGTGAATAAGATTTCCATTTTGACGCCTATCCTGCGCCCATTTTCTGTTTCTGGGTTTTAGGCTCAACACGCTCATCTCTTGTTCCTTCTGCGCTCATCTATGGAGCTAGAGCTCAACTTTTCACATTTAGCTAAGACACATTTCAGAAATGTAGTAACATGGCGATGTTTTTCAGGAACCGATTTTTCAATGAAATTTTTCTTCTACATAAACCACACGAACAATGGATAGGATAAttattaaatctaaactaaTTAAAGATAGTTTCATTGTTTCAACTTACCTTTACATTCTAAGAAAAGctgaaatattataaaaacattATTACCATTGATCTCTAAAATGCGACAGGATAAACAGTGATATGCTTCATTGGATTAGCCACTTCCTTTCCACCAGCATGCTTCACAAACTCTTTTGGTGTGAGGAAGCTACCATGGCAGACACATACAATGCAAACTTCACCAGACCTATACTTGTACAGAAACCCTTCAATTCTCTTCCCATTTGGGCCATCTCCGGTCGTTGTCACGGTCGGCATTTGTCGCAATATCTCCATCACATCACCTTTAAGACTGCAGTAGTTTGGGAGATTAAGCTTTCTAGCTTGATTCTCAAGTTTAGCATCAGCATACTTAGGTGGAAGTGGATTTTCCTTGCCTATTGGTTTTTGGAAAATCACAGAATTGTTTTCCTGTTTGGCTGATTGCTCGAAATTGGAACCGACTGCTCCTTCAGCTGAATGTCTTCGACCTATATTTGGAATATGCATCATTTAGGATGAAATGTAGTAAAAAAGATTCACGTTTTGCTATAGAAATATAAGTGTTTAACTATGTTGTTTGTCCAAATAGGGCCTAAATATCAGCATCTAACAAGAGTTATGTGTATTGTAAACACCACTAACACTGTTAACACTATTGCTTAAAAAACCAGACTGAAGATCAAACCGGTGAAAACCTCCAGGTGATTCAATTAGTTCAACTGCAGTTGAACAAAATGGACAacattaaaaatgtaaaaaattcaGTTCAACTAGACTGCAGTACAACCGGCAAACTGGTCGGTTCTCAGTTCAACTGGTGGTACCGGCCTGTTCGGtccagtttttaaaacattggttagCACACATAACACGTAAAATCAAACTAATTTGCTATGCTGCAAGAATGGGAGGAAACCTCCAAATTTGTTCAGTTTTTTCCTCTCATTGTTATTTGTTACTAAACTTCTACCCTATGTCTTGTGAGAACTCAGAAAACTTCTTGTGAAGAATATTGAGCCTTAATCATCAATAACACCAGAAAACGAACAATTAAACAATAGCATAATATTCAAATTGATGAAATGTGTCCTTGGAAAACTTTCGTTTCTGCAGTGTCATCGCACATTGTTAATGACACTACAATTATAAGCTTCGATTGAAGCACGTTCATCAGTTTCCCAATTATGCTACCTCCCATGTTGGTAAACAAtttgaaaaatcaattgaaGGAAATAAAAAGGACCTCAAAGAAGCGGTTGTTACATATGAATGTGACCGCAATTGTGGTTCAATTGCGGTTAGATAGTTcccaaaacttttaaaaaaaagcttCATAGTAACTTTTTAATTAGTAAGCTAGCTccaatataaacaaataagtCTCATATATAACTATAAGCAAAGATTCatttttcaggttcattgaataagtGATGTATCTGATCTAATATAAACCAGACACATTGTTAATGACACTACATTTACGAGCTTCGATTGAAGTGCATTCATCAGTTTCCCAATATGCTACCTCCCATGTTGGTAAACAAtttgaaaaatcaattgaaGGAAATACAAAGGACTTCAAAGAAGCAGCTGTTAGAATGATTCTAAATTGAAGTTGAAGTTGTGAATCTAAAAATTATGGCAAAATACATATGAATGTGGCCACAATTGCGGTTCAATGCCGTTAGATAGTCCCCAAAACTACGTAAAAAAGCTTCATAGTAACTTTTTAGTAAGCTAGCTGCAATATAAACAAATACTCCCCCTGGTTTTATATATAAGCCAAGATTCATTTTTCAGGGTCATTGAATAAGAGATGTATCTGATTCATATTATggatcagatacattagttatatataagcaaagattcaatttttaggttcattgaataactgtaCATCATTATTCCATAAACCTGAAAAAAAGaatctttgcttatatataagacgggagggagtatatattattttccaGCCTAGAAAATAATAATCCTAACACTCTACTACAAATCTTTAATCACCTCAAGTATCACAGgtcaatgaataaaaaaaagttaccatGAATCTCTGAAGCTGCCACACTTCTCTGCCTCTCTAGCAGCATTCTCTTCTTCTCACTATCTATTGGAAGAGAGCAAGATCTCTCTAACCAATTTGGAACATTGATATTTCCTATCTCTCCAACCATTGATGATGACCTTATCAACCTCCTTTCTTCCACATTTTCAGCACCACAAGGAGAAAGCTTAAGAGTAAGGTCTATTTGTTTGGAGTTTGAGGGTAATCTTTGCTGTTTCTCACCAAAAAACTTCTgaagggaaaaataaataaaaatacaaactaGTCTTAGTTTCTTGCATAATAAgaagtgaaaacaaaaaataaaaaataatcgaTGAACACTCTGATACATATCTTATTTAGAAATGTACATGTACACCGCTAAAGTGAATAATTAATAAACATTTATTAGAATTATCCATCTCAGCAGTATACGGTATAAATCAGAtttgtaccgaagaattcactaAAATAAACATGATTAATTacattttctttattattaccTCCATTAAAAccagagagaaaaagaagaaaatccTTCAACAGAAGAACTCCCTTGAATTTTTCTCTGAGGAAAgaaaaatcaaccaaaattaATGCAAGTATAAATTAGgcacaaaattaatattacataTTTAGTACCTTAAAATAGTCTTAATGATGatgcaaatataattaaaaataccaAAGTAAAAAAAGGTTGAACTTAAATACAAGATACTATATTCAACAAAGGAATAATATATTCTTAATAAATTTAACTTACTATACGACCGAACTTTAGATTACCAGAACTACAGAACCTTTGTAGGAAATAATGGGGCAGGGTGGCTCACAATGTTATAGAGCCGAAATGAAGAAAGAAAGggtaagaagaagaaaatttgaGAAGGAGTTTAGAAgttagaagaaagaaaaaagagagagtGATGTTTGAAACATCATGTGTTAAAATTCAATGTTCAATGTTCAATGTTCATGGTGTGTTGTAAATGAATTATTATGACAAATGACAAAAGGCATTTGAAAAGTAACACGTGGAGAAGAATGGTGAAGATGGTACACATCATCTACGGTCACATTTGTGTTTCGTCTGTCAACCTCTTGTGCATGTTACATCAACTTCTGTCGGACACACTTCACTATGCCACGTAATGTTAGAGGGTTATAATGTCATGTCGGTGTTTATGTCTTTCTTTCTTGCTCATCGTATTTGAAATTTCAACAACCTTTGTTCATTACTACCatgaatttgaactaaaataGTCTAAGTTCATCCATcgattttagtattttttttaatatttattttcactTAATCAAACAGATTCAAAGACTCTGTttcctaaaaaatatatagttccTAAATAGCTTATAAGAGCATCCATaatggagcactccatttttgagtacttaaatgatCTCACATAGAcatatcatcaatttattatttttttaataatagtacctaataggtactcaacctctccaatggagcatttcttaaaaagttctaaaattggtcccatcaataactccacatcaataaaatttgaaatttaatttaaaataatattgccaaattaaatttttttgaatatattaaataaagtgggtcccataaaaagaagagagagagttcttatattagaagtggtacctattaggtactaaaatgtgttgtgctccaatggtagtacctaataagtaccatgagtacctaataggtactacaccattggagatggtctaagatAATTTATAGCTAataatttataagttagtttTAGATTTTTAGTTTATAGCGAATAAACTAACcgattgaatttataatattggtaaaattaatggttgaactagcttataagtatgaaatgatataaaaaaaagtttaattcataggagtatttaatttttttcaagtaagatgacaagagtaaaattagaagaaaaaatgataagctataaactcataaACCACTTGAAACtgtgtttgaaaaataagttaagttagtaaaataagctataaactctttttgaaaaatatttatcaaacaAGTCTTTTTAGTCATATGaatttataagctataagctcaaaatctGACCTTACCAAACAAATGTTAATGTGTTTCTTTAGAGAGAAGTTGTAAAGAGAGAGCTACCAAAGATAAAAGTTGAAGAGAGATGTtgaactttttttgtttgaaaggAAGAGAAATAGGAAAACATGTTAAGAGTTACTTTAAGATGACCTAAATATGTATAAGTAGATATAATTTGTGcgtaaaaaaattagatataatttttattttataagtcgGTTTTTAATGTTGAGTTAATTTCAACCTAAATGCTAAGAAAATACTTGCTCAATCCACCCAAAAAATGAGTGTGAGAATTTAACacaaatattcatattaatcgttTGATCTAAAATTGATGATTGGTTAAGATTGTGTgtaattgattttattaatgtgtaattaatttgaattgtaCAATCTTTATTTAATAGTAGAGATGCAAAATTGCGCGAAACTTTGTGATTTTTTTCAATGCGGACAATTCATATTCCAAAAAATGTGAGAATTATATTGACAGAGTAACGAGTTCTTACTAACTAGTAACTAGTAGTCTAAGTGCTTatgttaaataatttaaaaatagaaaatttctATCGAAAGCtaaatgattaaaattttacCTTAAAATGCGATGTTCCTATAACTGAGCTAAACTAAtaagaacaaaaatatattgtagttttttacttttaagaaattaattacTCCATCGGTCCTTAATTATATGAACCTTTTACAAAAAAGTTTGTCTATAAATATAAGacattttacaaatttttagatgcaattattactattttttcaaatatatctcTCATTAATACCACTAACTTGCAttggaatataaaaaaacaacattgaatacattaaatataaaggGTAACTCAAATTATTAATGTTCTTCACGCAGAGCGCTTTgctattattattgctattgaaCAGGCTCATTCTAGGGGTTGGTGGAAATTATGGGTGGAAAGTGATTTTCAAGTTGCGGTTCAAGCGTCTAAAAATTCCACTATTGTTCTTTGGGATTTGAGGAACCGTTGGCGCAATGTTTTGCTAGGAATATGAGGGTGttattttcacatatttttcGTGAAGGGAATGCTTGTGCCGACATTCTAGCCAATCTGGGACACGCCTCGACAGGTCTCGAGTGGTGGAGTTCCTTGCCCCCAGCTTTATTGGATGTATTCTTTTGGGATAGATGTGGTCTTCCATATTTTCGTTTCTCTTAATGTTTTTCTTgttatgttttcttttctttatttttagattttggGTATGGTTTAGCCCCCCACTTTGTAattactttatatatatatatatatagacgaGCACTTGACGTAGGATTAGAGTATATAAGGGGTGCCAACCTAGTTGGGATTTCTTCTATACTTTTTGATGTCATTATCCTCTTAATTCtgtaaaaaagtattttttgaTAGGAGTTCCTCTTCCTATATTTAAGGACGGATGAAGTATACAACTATTTtgcacatttttttataaaaaaaaaaactattttgcacatttattttttttaaaaaaaaactattttgcaCATGAGCATTTCATTGGAGATAATCTTATTTAAGATATTGTTGGACAATGAATGTGAAGACCTCTATCTCTATGAATCATGTTTCAAATATTGGTTTGTTACGTTGTGTTTGCTTGACCCAATCTCTGttaataaataaagtatcattttttttcataggtTTATTTCACTATTTGAAACGTGTCAAACACTAagtataatttcttttttcgtTTGAGATTGATAATTAACTtatgattaaatatatttttggtttctatATTTTGCTCACTTTTTAATAATAGTTtctacatttaaaatatatttttcaaaactCTATAGATTACTTTTGTTACCAAATTTAGtccttttgttgttttcttagaaggaaactaaaataaaatttaaaatgtttttgttgttttacatCAAATTTATAATACTTTACCGATCGTCAgttgatttagtggtgattgacgctgaatttggtagggagaaccgcggttcgatcccccaaaattgcgatcgggaggggctggaaccacttgataccagaactgattcccgaatcagattaaactggtggtgaaaaaccaaaaatttaaaatatttttagagaacaaaaacttattaaacccAAAATTAAACTTCAATTAAAAAGCTCAATAGAAAGGAAAACTTTAAAATGCAAGTGGAAAACCAATCCTTGGTCTATGTTCTGCCTCATCATAAATTATCATCATTATTTTCAACCACACATTATCATTTCTTAGGATACTCTTGTTCATCTCAGCTAAGTGAtaacaagagaaaaaaataaacaaagcaAGAAAATTTATGATGATGACAATGAAGACCTCACCATACATTTGTAGTAACAGCTTAATCTATTCTTCTTCTGTTCCTCATTTCACAACACAAAGCTCTCTCAATTTCTCACCTTTTCTTGTCAAATCCATGGCTACTTCCAAACCTCTTCCTTCTGTCTCTAGAACAGTAGTAGCTTCTAAAAAGGTCAGTGCAACACAATTACtatatgtttaataataaatataatacttCCCTTCTATTGTTCTTTTCTTTGCTGTCATTGATGCATCTTATACTTGCTTAAATTATAATGATTTTtggtaatttatataattaattaaattgtgaTTCATGGTGGGAATAATTTTTTACCAGACTTTATCTGCCTCGCGGCCGAATTCTAAATTACGCGTCGCCCTTTCATGTTTTAATATATTGAACACTTTATGAGAAAGCATTTTGGGCGATTTTAAGAATTGTTTTagagttaaaataataaattagcataaaattttgTCTTTGAATATTGTGTTATAATGTTATTGactttaaacatttttttacctGTTAGGAACcacttaaaattttaaccaaatccttgtcaaaaaaattaaaaccaaatcaATGACTAATCATTGTTGCAGTGTGTGGTTGCTGGTAGTGACAAAATTAGTGGACAACAATGAACTCCAGTTTTAATGCCATTATTTTTGCATGAGTTCAATTGTTAAAAATAACATTCTTTTGTGTGTATAAGCTAGTAAATCCATATCCATCCttaatattattgaaattgtATTGGAGTCTCATATTGCTCGGGGTTGATATTTTAAGTGTGAGCTGAGTCTCACGTTAAATGAAAAAGTGAATgtgttgaacactttataagtaagatacccataaacctaatgtcCTAAAGTTGAGTTAAGATATGATGTCAAAATCACTTATGTGGTTGTTTAGTGCTCAATGTGATGATCCTCGGACCCCCTCATGAACCAACACTCAGATTCTCCGAATATTGGATGTATAAATATGTCTGGACATCCTGATCCTCTGAGCTAACTTTTGAGATAGGATTCAAGCTCATTTAACATAGTATCAAAGCCGGTTAAAAATTGCAATGTGGAATTGGACCCAGGATCCATCCTAGGCGTGAGAGTGAATATTGAAGTTGTCTAAACTGCTTAGGTTTTTAGGCTATTGAATATATAAATGTGTTTGTGCACTCTTATCTTTCGAGCTAGTTTTTAAGATGAGATCGATCAAACTCATTTAACAAATATCACATGATGAAATACATGTTTTTTGTGTTCAAAAGTTTGATTTCTTACATTTACTAAGCCATTACCAAAGTGCAGAATTCAACTGTATTCCCACTTGGAGAACAACCTAGGAATGCTGTAACATCTACACAATCCATAAAACTTCTCACAAGAATGGAACAATTAAAGCTCTTATCAAAAGCAGAGAAAGCAGGTTTATTATCAGCTGCAGAGAAATCTGGACTCTCTCTATCAACAATAGAGAAACTTGGTCTTCTCTCAAAAGCAGAAGAACTTGGTGTTTTGTCTGCTGCTACTGATCCAACAACACCAGGATCACTCTTCACACTCAGCTTAGTTTTGCTTCTTTTAGGACCTTTGTTTGTTTACCTTGTTCCTGAAGATAACGTTGTCGAGGTTGGAGTACAGGTTGTGGTTGCTTTGATCAGTG
This portion of the Trifolium pratense cultivar HEN17-A07 linkage group LG3, ARS_RC_1.1, whole genome shotgun sequence genome encodes:
- the LOC123917504 gene encoding ninja-family protein AFP3-like — encoded protein: MEKFFGEKQQRLPSNSKQIDLTLKLSPCGAENVEERRLIRSSSMVGEIGNINVPNWLERSCSLPIDSEKKRMLLERQRSVAASEIHGRRHSAEGAVGSNFEQSAKQENNSVIFQKPIGKENPLPPKYADAKLENQARKLNLPNYCSLKGDVMEILRQMPTVTTTGDGPNGKRIEGFLYKYRSGEVCIVCVCHGSFLTPKEFVKHAGGKEVANPMKHITVYPVAF
- the LOC123917505 gene encoding uncharacterized protein LOC123917505, producing the protein MMMTMKTSPYICSNSLIYSSSVPHFTTQSSLNFSPFLVKSMATSKPLPSVSRTVVASKKNSTVFPLGEQPRNAVTSTQSIKLLTRMEQLKLLSKAEKAGLLSAAEKSGLSLSTIEKLGLLSKAEELGVLSAATDPTTPGSLFTLSLVLLLLGPLFVYLVPEDNVVEVGVQVVVALISVVGGSAGFAASSFVSNLQKLK